In the Leptospiraceae bacterium genome, one interval contains:
- a CDS encoding host-nuclease inhibitor Gam family protein, producing MKKKTDETLVDLPTNVYKDRADLTMAVASLGETKRERDRIKSETDDQISKLQTALAEQLKPFDAKIQHITAGITHFVAKHKSDLFSDSERTCKLTSGVLQLRTIPESVKTKTSAKFIEKILTENGLLESFNKFLTKLSGLFIRVKLELNKEQILADKQGAKKKIGIEFNKESERLYIKPGETDAEIESEMEEAA from the coding sequence ATGAAAAAGAAGACAGACGAAACGTTAGTCGATCTTCCGACCAATGTTTACAAAGATCGCGCTGATCTCACCATGGCTGTTGCGAGCCTCGGAGAGACCAAACGCGAAAGGGACAGAATCAAGAGCGAAACCGACGACCAAATCAGCAAGCTCCAAACAGCCCTCGCAGAACAGTTGAAACCCTTCGACGCAAAAATCCAGCACATTACTGCCGGGATTACTCATTTTGTGGCGAAGCATAAATCGGATTTGTTTTCAGATTCGGAGAGAACCTGCAAACTTACATCCGGTGTTTTGCAACTGCGGACAATTCCTGAAAGCGTCAAAACAAAAACCTCGGCAAAGTTCATCGAAAAAATTCTGACTGAAAACGGACTTTTGGAAAGTTTCAATAAATTTCTCACGAAACTTTCCGGCCTTTTCATAAGAGTCAAACTTGAACTGAACAAGGAACAAATTCTTGCCGATAAGCAAGGTGCAAAGAAAAAAATCGGGATCGAATTTAATAAAGAGTCTGAACGGCTCTACATTAAACCAGGCGAGACCGATGCGGAAATCGAGTCTGAAATGGAAGAGGCCGCATAA
- a CDS encoding site-specific DNA-methyltransferase, producing the protein MTFGKKIKNYQYLDDGTRYPDSVLCFPSEWEANMHPTQKPVSLFCFLVQLYSNPGDTILDNCMGHGTTGVAAVQHQRNFIGIEKDPEYFNRAKARIEAEESKAERSAAEVV; encoded by the coding sequence ATGACCTTCGGGAAGAAAATCAAAAACTACCAATACCTCGACGACGGAACCAGATACCCGGATTCAGTGCTATGTTTTCCCAGCGAATGGGAGGCAAACATGCACCCCACTCAAAAGCCTGTTTCACTATTCTGCTTTCTCGTTCAGCTATACTCCAACCCTGGCGACACCATTCTCGACAACTGCATGGGCCATGGAACAACCGGAGTGGCCGCAGTCCAACATCAAAGAAATTTTATCGGCATCGAAAAAGACCCTGAGTATTTCAACCGTGCAAAGGCAAGAATCGAAGCTGAGGAATCTAAAGCTGAAAGGTCGGCAGCGGAGGTAGTATAG
- a CDS encoding DUF1018 domain-containing protein, with translation MSLTLHKRIWALKNKAGIEEENFRLFLQSVTGKSSTKLLSELEQKNFIRAILKIHPHLKKKASKSELRTPEKYPSMGKREESLGFFAFITLDQLKYIHDLVSIINQKHLYKFTENTLPKRMYGKEASKLKRWEAVAVIEALKRISRRELKEKTENR, from the coding sequence GTGAGTTTAACTCTTCACAAAAGAATATGGGCTTTAAAAAATAAGGCTGGGATAGAAGAAGAAAATTTCCGATTATTTTTACAATCCGTAACTGGAAAATCTTCTACAAAACTTCTTTCAGAACTTGAGCAGAAAAATTTCATCAGAGCAATTTTAAAAATTCATCCTCACCTAAAAAAGAAAGCTAGCAAGTCCGAATTACGAACCCCGGAAAAATATCCTTCGATGGGAAAAAGAGAAGAGAGTCTCGGCTTCTTCGCTTTCATTACTCTGGATCAGCTTAAATATATTCATGATTTAGTTTCTATAATCAACCAGAAACATCTTTACAAATTCACAGAGAACACACTTCCAAAAAGAATGTATGGGAAAGAAGCGAGCAAGTTAAAACGCTGGGAGGCGGTTGCTGTAATTGAAGCTCTTAAAAGGATTTCTCGCAGAGAATTAAAGGAGAAAACTGAAAATAGATGA